One window of Streptomyces sp. NBC_00273 genomic DNA carries:
- a CDS encoding MarR family winged helix-turn-helix transcriptional regulator, whose amino-acid sequence MTAMAPTRTEPDLSFLLDHTSHVLRTQMSARLGEIGLTPRMHCVLVHALEEERTQAQLAEIGDMDKTTMVVTVDALEKAGLAERRPSSTDRRARVIAVTEAGAEVAKESQKIVDQVHQGALGALPEDEREVLLRALNRLVTGHLETPVEGPRPARRARQKG is encoded by the coding sequence ATGACGGCCATGGCACCCACGCGCACCGAACCGGACCTGTCCTTCCTCCTGGACCACACCAGTCACGTGCTGCGCACGCAGATGAGCGCGCGGCTCGGGGAGATCGGACTCACCCCGCGGATGCACTGCGTGCTCGTCCACGCCCTGGAGGAGGAGCGCACCCAGGCGCAGCTCGCCGAGATCGGCGACATGGACAAGACCACGATGGTGGTGACCGTCGACGCGCTGGAGAAGGCCGGTCTCGCCGAGCGCCGGCCCTCCAGCACCGACCGGCGGGCCCGGGTCATCGCGGTGACCGAGGCGGGGGCGGAGGTCGCGAAGGAGAGTCAGAAGATCGTCGACCAGGTCCACCAGGGCGCGCTCGGCGCCCTGCCCGAGGACGAGCGCGAGGTGCTGCTGCGGGCATTGAACCGGCTGGTCACGGGGCATCTGGAGACTCCCGTCGAGGGTCCGCGGCCGGCCCGGCGGGCGCGCCAGAAGGGGTAG
- a CDS encoding SHOCT domain-containing protein produces MDDYPLLNFFWTMLWFFVWVMWFFLLFKVITDIFRDHTLGGWGKAGWLILVLVLPFLGIFVYLIARGRSMHERDRTQAQEQQAAFRAYVQQTAGAGSGSADELHKLSALKDKGDITQEEFDRAKAKILA; encoded by the coding sequence ATGGACGACTACCCGCTTCTCAACTTCTTCTGGACGATGCTGTGGTTCTTCGTGTGGGTCATGTGGTTCTTCCTCCTCTTCAAGGTCATCACGGACATCTTCCGTGACCACACCCTTGGCGGCTGGGGGAAGGCGGGCTGGCTCATCCTCGTGCTGGTGCTGCCGTTCCTGGGCATCTTCGTGTACCTGATCGCCCGCGGGCGCAGCATGCACGAACGGGACCGCACGCAGGCGCAGGAGCAGCAGGCGGCCTTCCGCGCGTACGTGCAGCAGACGGCCGGGGCCGGGTCGGGCTCGGCGGACGAGCTGCACAAACTCTCCGCCCTCAAGGACAAGGGCGACATCACCCAGGAGGAATTCGACCGGGCCAAGGCCAAGATCCTGGCCTGA
- a CDS encoding potassium channel family protein, with amino-acid sequence MERNAADQRRRVLLGHLLRSVLSVALLTALYYVAPLEGGFGIGTVLTLVVGLAVFGLLTAWQITAVSHAQFPRMRALEAMATGVPLFLLLFSATYYLLGEQDPASFSEPLTRTDALYFTITTFATVGYGDIVATDQGSRVLVTSQMVADLILIGVIAKALVGAIKIGMTRRSSQTPDPDDGP; translated from the coding sequence ATGGAACGCAACGCAGCCGACCAGCGCCGACGCGTCCTGCTGGGCCACCTCCTGCGCTCGGTGCTCTCGGTCGCCCTCCTCACGGCGCTCTACTACGTGGCGCCCCTGGAGGGCGGGTTCGGCATCGGCACCGTCCTGACGCTCGTGGTCGGCCTGGCGGTGTTCGGGCTGCTGACGGCCTGGCAGATCACCGCCGTCTCCCATGCGCAGTTCCCGCGGATGCGCGCCCTGGAGGCGATGGCCACCGGCGTACCGCTGTTCCTGTTGCTGTTCTCCGCGACGTACTACCTGCTCGGCGAGCAGGACCCCGCTTCTTTCTCGGAGCCGCTGACCCGCACGGACGCCCTCTACTTCACGATCACCACGTTCGCCACCGTGGGATACGGAGACATCGTCGCGACCGACCAGGGCAGCCGGGTGCTGGTCACCTCGCAGATGGTCGCCGACCTGATCCTCATCGGGGTGATCGCCAAAGCACTCGTCGGCGCGATCAAAATCGGCATGACCAGGCGCAGTTCGCAGACCCCGGATCCGGACGACGGGCCCTGA
- a CDS encoding chloride channel protein, with translation MPQSRPRSQPPPGGTQPQEADVLRQTLRSPGYLKLLFFCALISIPVSLASFWFLAALHKMEHAMWTDLPEALGWDAPPWWWPLPLLLVAGVVVGLVVPHMRGNGGHLPAGGLHTGGASAGALPGVIIAAVASLPLGAILGPEAPLIALGGGLALLFRNLAQAPVTPQGTALVGAAGAAAAIATIFGNPLIAAVLLIEVAGVGGPQLFAVMLPSLLSAGVGDLVFTGLGRWTGLPIGSLKLELGVPVPHLDVPDVFWAVLIAAALALALHPVLTGARVIAAYVLERPLLRTVQCALGAAACASLYALITGLTPADVTGSGQALIGRLAADPHAWGVGALIGILLFKGVGYAICLGSLRGGPVFPALCLGAVAGVLLGPLPGLGIVPAMGAGMAATAASALRLPVSSVVMVVLMLGGTAMIPVVIIASVVAFVVTELLPVGPPIPELPAVPAKRAALAEPAAT, from the coding sequence ATGCCGCAGTCGCGCCCTCGATCGCAGCCGCCCCCCGGCGGAACGCAGCCGCAGGAGGCCGACGTCCTGAGGCAGACCCTCCGCAGCCCCGGTTACCTCAAGTTGCTGTTCTTCTGCGCCCTCATCAGCATCCCGGTGTCCCTCGCGTCGTTCTGGTTCCTCGCCGCGCTGCACAAGATGGAACACGCGATGTGGACGGACCTCCCCGAGGCCCTGGGCTGGGACGCCCCGCCCTGGTGGTGGCCGCTGCCCCTGCTGCTCGTCGCCGGTGTCGTGGTCGGCCTGGTCGTCCCGCACATGCGCGGCAACGGCGGCCACCTCCCCGCGGGCGGCCTGCACACCGGCGGGGCCTCGGCCGGCGCCCTGCCCGGCGTCATCATCGCGGCGGTCGCGAGTCTGCCGCTCGGCGCGATCCTGGGTCCGGAGGCTCCTCTGATCGCCCTCGGCGGCGGGTTGGCCCTGCTCTTCCGCAACCTCGCACAGGCACCGGTGACCCCGCAGGGCACCGCGCTCGTGGGCGCGGCGGGAGCCGCGGCGGCCATCGCCACGATCTTCGGGAATCCGCTGATCGCCGCGGTGCTGCTGATCGAGGTGGCGGGCGTGGGCGGGCCGCAGCTGTTCGCGGTGATGCTGCCGTCCCTGCTGTCCGCCGGGGTCGGGGACCTGGTCTTCACGGGCCTCGGACGCTGGACCGGGCTGCCGATCGGGAGCCTGAAGCTCGAACTGGGCGTACCCGTGCCCCACCTGGACGTGCCGGACGTGTTCTGGGCGGTGCTCATCGCCGCGGCCCTGGCCCTCGCCCTGCACCCGGTGCTGACCGGCGCGCGCGTGATCGCCGCGTACGTCCTCGAACGACCCCTCCTGCGGACCGTCCAGTGCGCGCTGGGCGCCGCGGCCTGCGCCAGCCTCTACGCGCTCATCACCGGTCTCACCCCCGCCGACGTCACCGGGTCGGGCCAGGCACTGATCGGCAGGCTGGCCGCCGACCCGCACGCCTGGGGCGTGGGTGCGCTGATCGGCATCCTCCTCTTCAAGGGCGTCGGCTACGCCATCTGCCTCGGCAGCCTGCGCGGCGGTCCGGTCTTCCCGGCCCTGTGCCTCGGCGCCGTGGCGGGCGTCCTGCTCGGGCCGCTGCCCGGTCTCGGCATCGTGCCCGCGATGGGAGCGGGCATGGCGGCGACCGCCGCCAGCGCGCTGCGGCTGCCCGTGAGCAGCGTGGTGATGGTGGTCCTGATGCTCGGCGGCACCGCGATGATCCCCGTCGTGATCATCGCGTCCGTGGTCGCCTTCGTGGTCACCGAGCTGTTGCCCGTGGGGCCCCCGATCCCCGAGCTGCCCGCCGTACCCGCGAAGCGTGCCGCACTCGCCGAGCCCGCCGCGACGTAG
- a CDS encoding FAD-binding oxidoreductase, whose amino-acid sequence MGKLSIDQLRERVRGAVVTPDDESYDEARKVHNAMIDRRPAAVVHCANAGDVMAAVDFARDNGLDLAVRGGGHSVPGFGTCDRGVVADLSGMRGVRVDAAGRTARAEGGATWGDFNAATYAFGLATTGGIISTTGIGGLTLGGGIGYLARGLGLSCDNLVSADVVTADGRLVVASEEENADLFWALRGGGGNFGAVTSFEFRLSPVKDVYGGPMLFELEDAPTVLRSFADHIADAPEELGGFPAFQIAPPLPFIPEDRHGDTFALIVACWSGPLDEGERAVQAFRDFAPVVAEHVGPMPYPALNSAFDALVPPGLQHYWKANFVTELTDDVIDAHLRHAPGLPAVNSTVHIYPINGACHRVAPDATAFAYRDASFATVIAGMWPDPAINESATAWVRDYYEATAPHSEEGGYINFMADDDQDRIRTNYKGNYDRLVAVKRAYDPENLFHLNQNIRP is encoded by the coding sequence ATGGGCAAGCTCTCGATCGACCAGTTGCGAGAACGGGTACGCGGGGCGGTCGTCACCCCGGACGACGAGTCCTACGACGAGGCGCGCAAGGTCCACAACGCCATGATCGACCGGAGGCCGGCGGCCGTCGTGCACTGCGCGAACGCGGGGGACGTCATGGCCGCGGTCGACTTCGCCCGCGATAACGGGCTCGACCTCGCGGTGCGCGGCGGCGGGCACAGTGTCCCCGGTTTCGGCACCTGCGACCGCGGCGTGGTGGCCGATCTGTCCGGGATGCGCGGCGTCCGCGTCGACGCCGCGGGGCGCACGGCCCGCGCGGAGGGCGGGGCGACGTGGGGCGACTTCAACGCGGCCACGTACGCCTTCGGGCTGGCCACGACCGGCGGGATCATCTCCACCACCGGCATCGGCGGCCTCACTCTGGGCGGCGGCATCGGCTACCTGGCCCGCGGACTGGGCCTGAGCTGCGACAACCTGGTTTCGGCCGATGTGGTGACCGCGGACGGCCGGCTCGTGGTGGCGAGCGAGGAGGAGAACGCCGACCTCTTCTGGGCGCTGCGCGGCGGTGGCGGCAACTTCGGCGCCGTGACCTCGTTCGAGTTCCGGCTGAGCCCCGTCAAGGACGTCTACGGCGGACCGATGCTCTTCGAGCTGGAGGACGCTCCCACCGTGCTGCGTTCCTTCGCCGACCACATCGCCGACGCGCCGGAGGAACTCGGCGGCTTCCCGGCCTTCCAGATAGCCCCGCCGCTCCCGTTCATCCCGGAGGACCGGCACGGTGACACCTTCGCGCTGATCGTGGCGTGCTGGTCCGGGCCGCTCGACGAGGGGGAGCGTGCCGTCCAGGCCTTCCGGGACTTCGCGCCGGTGGTCGCCGAGCACGTGGGCCCGATGCCCTACCCGGCGCTCAACAGCGCCTTCGACGCGCTCGTACCGCCCGGCCTCCAGCACTACTGGAAGGCCAACTTCGTGACCGAGCTGACCGACGACGTGATCGACGCGCACCTGCGGCACGCACCGGGCCTGCCCGCCGTGAACTCGACGGTGCACATCTACCCGATCAACGGCGCCTGCCACCGCGTCGCACCGGACGCGACGGCCTTCGCCTACCGGGACGCCTCGTTCGCCACGGTGATCGCCGGCATGTGGCCCGACCCCGCCATCAACGAGTCCGCGACCGCCTGGGTGCGCGACTACTACGAGGCGACCGCCCCGCACTCGGAGGAGGGCGGCTACATCAACTTCATGGCCGACGACGACCAGGACCGGATCCGGACCAACTACAAGGGCAACTACGACCGACTGGTCGCGGTCAAGCGCGCCTACGACCCGGAGAACCTGTTCCACCTGAACCAGAACATCCGGCCCTAG
- a CDS encoding PP2C family protein-serine/threonine phosphatase — protein MPYIAVTALSHVGLVREHNEDSLVIGPWTLCGTVTQNPQTLVFPFGRPLVVAVADGLGGQPAGEIASELVVRQLSSLGPTLDGPEAVGDALSICNRAVYSATEGRPELATMGTTVAGALVLADSLLMFNVGDSKVFHAAQDGLHQVSVDDSPPPTPGHRTTSAVTQVLGGTRGYNEITPHIEAFSVAEGDRYLVCSDGLTDPVPTEEIEGLLRVHDDGRAAFELWRAAIDAGGPDNITLALLRIGA, from the coding sequence GTGCCGTACATAGCTGTGACCGCCCTGAGTCACGTCGGGCTGGTGCGCGAGCACAACGAGGACAGCCTCGTCATCGGACCGTGGACCCTGTGCGGGACCGTGACCCAGAATCCGCAGACCCTGGTCTTCCCCTTCGGCAGGCCGCTCGTCGTCGCGGTCGCCGACGGCCTCGGCGGCCAGCCGGCCGGCGAGATCGCCAGCGAGTTGGTGGTGCGCCAGCTCTCCTCGCTCGGGCCCACGCTGGACGGACCGGAAGCCGTCGGTGACGCGCTGAGCATCTGCAACCGCGCCGTGTACTCGGCTACCGAGGGGCGGCCGGAGCTGGCCACCATGGGGACCACGGTCGCGGGCGCCCTCGTCCTGGCGGATTCGCTGCTGATGTTCAACGTCGGCGACAGCAAGGTCTTCCACGCGGCGCAGGACGGGCTGCACCAGGTCAGCGTCGACGACAGCCCGCCGCCGACCCCCGGTCACCGCACCACCTCGGCGGTCACCCAGGTCCTCGGCGGTACCCGCGGGTACAACGAGATCACCCCCCACATCGAGGCCTTCTCGGTGGCCGAGGGCGACCGCTACCTGGTGTGCAGCGACGGGCTGACCGACCCGGTGCCGACCGAGGAGATCGAGGGGCTGCTGCGGGTGCACGACGACGGCCGGGCCGCGTTCGAGCTGTGGCGGGCCGCCATCGACGCCGGCGGCCCCGACAACATCACGCTCGCGCTGTTGCGCATCGGGGCGTAG
- a CDS encoding 5-carboxymethyl-2-hydroxymuconate Delta-isomerase, translated as MPHAVVDYSDSLTGAFDRRAFALELHALVVEILDTAIGNCKTRFHRLEESVVGEGTDGRAVVVHVEMAIARGRTAQTKSHLTRAVLELVERHTAKAAGLEVHASVDVRDLGEAYTKSVSTP; from the coding sequence GTGCCCCACGCAGTCGTCGACTACTCGGACTCGCTGACCGGTGCCTTCGACCGCCGGGCGTTCGCGCTCGAACTGCACGCGCTGGTGGTCGAGATCCTCGATACCGCGATCGGCAACTGCAAGACGCGCTTCCACCGGCTGGAGGAGTCCGTCGTGGGGGAAGGCACCGACGGCCGGGCGGTGGTCGTGCACGTCGAGATGGCCATCGCCCGGGGCCGCACGGCGCAGACCAAGTCGCACCTGACCCGTGCGGTGCTGGAGCTGGTGGAGCGCCACACGGCGAAGGCCGCCGGCCTGGAGGTCCACGCCTCCGTGGACGTGCGGGACCTGGGCGAGGCCTACACCAAGAGCGTGTCGACCCCTTGA
- a CDS encoding cold-shock protein — MASGTVKWFNAEKGFGFIEQEGGGADVFAHYSNIASSGFRELQEGQKVTFDVTQGQKGPQAENIVPA, encoded by the coding sequence ATGGCATCTGGCACCGTGAAGTGGTTCAACGCGGAAAAGGGCTTCGGCTTCATCGAGCAGGAGGGCGGCGGCGCCGACGTCTTCGCCCACTACTCGAACATCGCCTCTTCCGGCTTCCGTGAGCTTCAGGAAGGCCAGAAGGTTACCTTCGACGTCACCCAGGGCCAGAAGGGCCCGCAGGCCGAGAACATCGTTCCCGCCTGA